From Amphiprion ocellaris isolate individual 3 ecotype Okinawa chromosome 2, ASM2253959v1, whole genome shotgun sequence, a single genomic window includes:
- the slc5a9 gene encoding sodium/glucose cotransporter 4 isoform X2, which produces MRANRSTVGGYFLAGRSMTWWPIGASLMSSNVGSGLFIGLAGTGAAGGIAVGGFEWNAAWVLVGLGWIFIPVYISAGVITMPEYLAKRFGGQRIRMYMSVLSLILYIFTKISTDIFSGALFIQVALGWNLYLSTGVLLLVTAVYTVAGGLAAVIYTDALQTVIMVGGAFALMFIAFSKVGWYEGLVDRYMSSFPSVTVANTTCHIPRNDAFNMFRDPVSGDIPWPGLVFGLTILATWVWCTDQVIVQRSLSAKSLSHAKAGSVLGGYLKLLPMFFIVMPGMISRALFPDEVACVDPVVCQSVCGSSVGCSNIAYPKLVVELMPVGLRGLMLAVMLAALMSSLTSIFNSSSTLFTLDLYHKARPKASERELMIVGRVFILFLVCVSLLWIPVVQTANSGQLFDYIQSMTSFLAPPITAVFLMAILWPRANEQGAFWGLMTGLVVGLIRIVLEFSYSPPSCGQPDHRPTVLSDVHYLYFALILFALTCLIIVAVSLATAPISEEHLRRLTWWSRHCLEPRIDLTGPQVTSDLVNFHLSSDSDRLPDSKWQRAVLWLCGLTGQGSQSVHPDTENQEFASLQEKPLWRRVCNVNALLLLTVNVFLWGYFA; this is translated from the exons ATTGGAGCGTCTCTGATGTCCAGTAATGTTGGGAGTGGTTTGTTTATTGGTCTAGCAGGAACAGGAGCAGCTGGAGGCATTGCAGTTGGAGGATTTGAATGGAAT GCAGCATGGGTTCTGGTAGGTCTGGGTTGGATCTTTATTCCTGTCTACATCTCTGCTGGGGTGATCACAATGCCTGAATACCTGGCAAAACGTTTCGGAGGCCAGAGGATACGCATGTACATGTCTGTTCTGTCACTCATTCTCTACATCTTCACCAAAATATCA ACAGATATTTTTTCAGGGGCATTGTTCATCCAGGTGGCACTGGGATGGAATCTCTATCTGTCCACAGGCGTACTACTGCTGGTTACTGCTGTTTACACTGTAGCag GTGGTTTGGCAGCAGTCATATACACTGATGCACTCCAGACTGTGATCATGGTCGGGGGCGCCTTTGCACTCATGTTCATAG CATTCTCCAAGGTTGGCTGGTATGAGGGCCTTGTGGATCGTTACATGTCAAGTTTTCCCTCAGTGACAGTTGCCAACACCACCTGCCACATACCTCGTAATGATGCCTTCAACATGTTCAGAGACCCTGTGTCAGGTGATATACCCTGGCCAGGTTTAGTGTTTGGTCTCACTATACTGGCTACATGGGTCTGGTGCACAGATCAG GTTATAGTCCAGAGGTCTCTGTCAGCCAAATCTTTGTCTCATGCCAAGGCAGGCAGTGTGTTGGGAGGCTATCTCAAGCTGCTGCCCATGTTCTTCATTGTGATGCCAGGCATGATAAGCCGAGCACTGTTTCCAG aTGAAGTTGCTTGTGTGGATCCAGTagtgtgtcagagtgtgtgtggatCTTCAGTTGGTTGCTCCAACATTGCTTATCCTAAACTAGTGGTAGAGCTAATGCCTGTGG GTCTTCGTGGTCTGATGCTGGCAGTGATGTTAGCTGCACTGATGTCATCTCTGACGTCAATTTTTAACAGCAGCTCCACTCTGTTTACTCTGGACCTCTACCACAAGGCCAGGCCTAAAGCTTCTGAGAGGGAGCTCATGATAGTTGGAAG GGTCTTCATTCTTTTCTTAGTGTGTGTTAGCCTGTTATGGATTCCAGTTGTCCAAACAGCCAACAGTGGACAGCTGTTTGATTACATTCAGTCAATGACAAGCTTTCTAGCTCCACCCATTACTGCTGTATTCCTAATGGCTATCCTCTGGCCACGTGCCAACGAGCAG GGTGCATTCTGGGGTCTGATGACTGGACTAGTGGTAGGACTTATCCGCATAGTTTTGGAATTCTCCTATAGTCCACCTTCCTGTGGTCAGCCTGATCATCGGCCTACTGTCCTTTCTGATGTCCACTACCTGTACTTTGCTCTTATCCTATTTGCTCTCACATGCCTTATCATTGTTGCTGTCAGCTTGGCCACAGCCCCAATATCTGAAGAACAT CTGCGCAGGCTGACCTGGTGGTCCAGACACTGCCTTGAGCCACGGATTGACCTCACAGGTCCCCAGGTGACGTCTGACCTGGTGAACTTTCACCTCAGTTCTGACTCTGACCGCTTGCCAGATTCCAAATGGCAGAGAGCTGTTCTGTGGCTTTGTGGTCTGACTGGCCAGGGCTCTCAAAGTGTACATCCAGACACTGAAAACCAAGAATTTGCCTCCCTGCAGGAGAAGCCTCTCTGGAGAAGAGTCTGCAATGTTAATGCCCTGCTACTATTGACTGTAAACGTGTTTCTGTGGGGATACTTCGCCTGA